In the Streptomyces fradiae ATCC 10745 = DSM 40063 genome, one interval contains:
- a CDS encoding type 2 lanthipeptide synthetase LanM family protein, which translates to MTDTALARETRLGPLPAAWWAPGLTLRERLAAPDAPAAPPAPGARTRVPWGIGDADGFTGRLASLGVGEDTALALAAEPAGRLAARTGKPEWARFVEGALTGRAGESAPGGGTGARDGAADGAYDGERGGGERGGRAHGDGPAGQGAPGGPAGRGETRTAAGADVFAPVLRPLVAAAWAAAAALPGAATALSTVPADTAAARTAFTALLDGRLAHQAARTLVTELHRARDTGLLAGATPEERFASFLDGLRAPGALAALLGRYPVLARMLGETCLHTASATAELLGRYAEDRPAIVAGLCDGADPGPLVRVDLDRGDAHQGGRSVALLRFADGRTVVYKPRPLDQHVLLDRAVAWLNAKAPGLALRTPRTLLRSGHGWMEFIEHRWCRTPLELDRFYRRQGALLALLYALDAVDMHYENVIAQGDQPLLVDAETLLHADLPQAATAGPDPAAEALRVSVHRTCLLPSLLIGDNGALDISGLGGADGEAYPSDGMRWEAAGTDEMRMVRGPVPSAAAQNRPVPEGRPVRHADHRAALLEGFRDAYGTIAAHRDELLGGLLDRWADGRGRLIARPTRLYATLLEESTHPGVLGDALARESVFSLLWSESELDPARQRLVEHEIADLWAGDVPFFAHRPALSAVWTARGTRLDGLLPRPALDAARDKIAAMGEVDRYDQEWIVNATLAVSHANTGTRAPRSELSVRPATPVAPDASRLLSAACGIADEIAARAVHGDGRVNWLGLEEVAPGHWAVLPMGAGLAQGYCGVALFLAELGALAGARRYTDLARRALRPLPGLLAALAGDPGLGAAAGPGALHGLGGVVYAAARLAPLLDEGLYEALPTALGALERATHAEGPGGLDDDPPTGLADGLAGALAAALAAHRTGAAPGAAALARRLAGRLAGAAAKPTGDPGFARGDAGTGWALLRYAAARPAQPAGTSGPAPEPYTSVGTALLRSALTALPRPAGHLTGSAPAGRATGPDRVTGPDRGTGPDRAGAPGADPAGRASGWYAGASGVALAALDALPPAEGALADADHWVRRLDAAGPPADLSLRHGALGELELLAELAGRGHDGARDALTRRTGEVLGGIEQYGHRCGTPGHVPSPGLLTGLSGIGHQLLRLAFPDEVPSVLLLGTRPRG; encoded by the coding sequence GTGACTGACACCGCCCTCGCCCGAGAAACCCGGCTCGGCCCGCTGCCCGCCGCCTGGTGGGCCCCCGGCCTCACCCTGCGGGAACGGCTGGCCGCGCCGGACGCCCCCGCGGCGCCCCCCGCGCCCGGCGCGCGGACACGGGTGCCGTGGGGCATCGGGGACGCCGACGGCTTCACCGGCCGGCTGGCCTCGCTCGGCGTCGGCGAGGACACCGCCCTCGCCCTCGCGGCCGAACCGGCCGGCCGCCTCGCGGCCCGCACCGGCAAGCCCGAGTGGGCCCGCTTCGTGGAGGGCGCCCTGACCGGCCGCGCCGGCGAGAGCGCCCCCGGCGGCGGGACGGGCGCCCGTGACGGCGCTGCCGACGGCGCGTACGACGGCGAGCGGGGCGGCGGCGAGCGGGGCGGCCGGGCCCATGGGGACGGCCCGGCGGGGCAGGGTGCGCCCGGCGGCCCGGCGGGCCGGGGGGAGACGCGGACCGCCGCCGGGGCGGACGTGTTCGCGCCGGTGCTCCGGCCGCTGGTCGCCGCCGCCTGGGCGGCCGCCGCCGCCCTGCCCGGCGCGGCCACCGCCCTGAGTACGGTGCCCGCCGACACCGCCGCGGCCCGGACCGCCTTCACCGCCCTGCTGGACGGGCGGCTCGCCCACCAGGCGGCCCGCACCCTCGTCACCGAACTGCACCGGGCCCGCGACACCGGGCTGCTCGCCGGGGCCACCCCCGAGGAGCGCTTCGCCTCCTTCCTGGACGGCCTGCGCGCCCCCGGCGCCCTCGCCGCCCTGCTCGGCCGCTACCCGGTGCTCGCCCGCATGCTGGGCGAGACCTGCCTCCACACGGCGTCCGCCACCGCCGAACTCCTCGGCCGCTACGCCGAGGACCGCCCCGCCATCGTCGCCGGACTGTGCGACGGCGCCGACCCCGGCCCGCTCGTCCGCGTCGACCTCGACCGGGGCGACGCCCACCAGGGCGGCCGGTCCGTCGCCCTGCTGCGGTTCGCGGATGGACGCACCGTCGTCTACAAGCCCCGCCCCCTGGACCAGCACGTCCTGCTCGACCGGGCCGTGGCCTGGCTCAACGCGAAGGCGCCCGGCCTCGCCCTGCGCACGCCCCGCACCCTGCTCCGCTCCGGCCACGGCTGGATGGAGTTCATCGAGCACCGCTGGTGCCGCACCCCGCTCGAACTCGACCGGTTCTACCGGCGCCAGGGCGCGCTGCTCGCCCTGCTGTACGCGCTCGACGCCGTCGACATGCACTACGAGAACGTCATCGCCCAGGGCGACCAGCCGCTCCTCGTGGACGCCGAGACGCTGCTCCACGCCGACCTCCCGCAGGCGGCGACCGCCGGCCCCGACCCGGCGGCGGAGGCCCTGCGCGTCTCCGTCCACCGCACCTGCCTGCTGCCCAGCCTGCTCATCGGCGACAACGGCGCCCTCGACATCTCCGGGCTCGGCGGCGCCGACGGGGAGGCGTACCCCAGCGACGGCATGCGCTGGGAGGCGGCCGGCACGGACGAGATGCGCATGGTGCGCGGCCCGGTGCCCAGCGCCGCCGCGCAGAACCGGCCCGTCCCCGAGGGCCGCCCCGTCCGCCACGCCGACCACCGGGCCGCCCTGCTGGAGGGGTTCCGGGACGCGTACGGCACCATCGCCGCCCACCGCGACGAGCTGCTCGGCGGCCTCCTCGACCGCTGGGCGGACGGACGCGGCCGGCTCATCGCCCGCCCCACCCGCCTCTACGCCACCCTGCTGGAGGAGTCCACCCACCCCGGTGTCCTCGGCGACGCCCTCGCCCGGGAGTCGGTGTTCTCCCTGCTGTGGAGCGAATCCGAGCTGGACCCCGCCCGGCAGCGCCTCGTCGAGCACGAGATCGCCGACCTGTGGGCCGGCGACGTGCCCTTCTTCGCCCACCGCCCCGCCCTGTCCGCCGTGTGGACGGCGCGCGGCACCCGCCTCGACGGTCTCCTCCCGCGCCCCGCCCTGGACGCCGCCCGCGACAAGATCGCCGCGATGGGCGAGGTCGACCGCTACGACCAGGAGTGGATCGTCAACGCCACACTCGCCGTCTCCCACGCCAACACCGGCACGCGGGCGCCCCGTTCGGAGCTGTCCGTGCGCCCCGCGACGCCCGTGGCACCCGACGCGTCACGCCTGCTGAGCGCCGCCTGCGGCATCGCCGACGAGATCGCCGCCCGCGCCGTGCACGGGGACGGACGCGTCAACTGGCTGGGCCTGGAGGAGGTCGCCCCCGGCCACTGGGCGGTCCTGCCGATGGGCGCCGGGCTGGCCCAGGGGTACTGCGGGGTCGCGCTGTTCCTCGCCGAGCTCGGCGCGCTCGCCGGGGCCCGGCGCTACACCGACCTCGCCCGGCGGGCCCTGCGCCCCCTGCCGGGGCTGCTGGCCGCGCTCGCCGGCGACCCCGGGCTGGGCGCCGCCGCCGGGCCGGGTGCGCTCCACGGACTGGGCGGCGTCGTCTACGCCGCCGCCCGGCTCGCCCCGCTCCTCGACGAGGGCCTGTACGAGGCCCTGCCCACCGCGCTCGGCGCCCTCGAGCGGGCGACGCACGCCGAGGGTCCCGGCGGCCTTGACGACGACCCGCCCACCGGACTGGCGGACGGCCTCGCCGGCGCGCTGGCCGCGGCCCTGGCCGCCCACCGCACCGGAGCGGCACCCGGCGCCGCCGCCCTCGCCCGGCGGCTGGCCGGGCGGCTGGCCGGCGCGGCGGCGAAGCCGACCGGCGACCCCGGCTTCGCGCGCGGCGACGCCGGGACGGGATGGGCCCTGCTGCGGTACGCGGCGGCCCGGCCCGCGCAGCCGGCCGGGACGAGCGGGCCCGCCCCGGAGCCGTACACCTCCGTCGGCACCGCCCTGCTGCGGTCCGCCCTCACGGCCCTCCCGCGCCCGGCGGGGCACCTGACCGGTTCGGCTCCCGCGGGGCGGGCGACCGGCCCTGACCGGGTGACCGGGCCTGACCGGGGGACCGGCCCGGACCGGGCGGGGGCGCCCGGCGCGGACCCGGCGGGGCGCGCGTCCGGCTGGTACGCGGGCGCGTCCGGTGTCGCCCTGGCGGCCCTGGACGCGCTGCCGCCCGCCGAGGGCGCCCTCGCCGACGCCGACCACTGGGTCCGCCGGCTGGACGCCGCAGGTCCCCCGGCCGACCTGAGCCTGCGCCACGGGGCGCTCGGCGAGCTGGAGCTGCTGGCCGAGCTCGCCGGGCGCGGGCACGACGGCGCCCGCGACGCGCTCACGCGCCGCACCGGCGAGGTGCTGGGCGGCATCGAGCAGTACGGCCACCGCTGCGGCACCCCCGGCCACGTCCCCTCGCCCGGTCTCCTCACCGGCCTCTCCGGCATCGGCCACCAGCTGCTCCGGCTGGCCTTCCCGGACGAGGTCCCCTCCGTCCTCCTCCTCGGCACCCGGCCGCGCGGCTGA